A single region of the Eriocheir sinensis breed Jianghai 21 chromosome 53, ASM2467909v1, whole genome shotgun sequence genome encodes:
- the LOC126983134 gene encoding uncharacterized protein LOC126983134, translating to MKLLSVVVLLGVAASAVLADDDRYFLFHRPAPVQLFRPAPRPVIRPVRYVVRQFAAPISPFHFFDDDHFDRKKRSAESETLAEDAKSRQKRDSDFFDDDDFHFFPVHRAAPRILYRPVRPAPAPAVHYYRPNALPFYFGRGFYDD from the exons ATGAAGCTTCTG TCGGTTGTGGTGCTCCTCGGCGTGGCGGCCTCAGCGGTCTTGGCGGATGACGATCGCTACTTCCTATTCCACCGCCCCGCCCCTGTGCAACTGTTCCGCCCCGCGCCTCGCCCCGTCATCAGGCCTGTGCGGTATGTGGTGAGGCAGTTCGCGGCGCCCATCAGCCCCTTCCACTTCTTCGACGATGACCACTTCGACCGCAAGAAGCGCAGCGCTGAGTCGGAGACGCTCGCCGAGGACGCCAAGAGCCGGCAGAAGAGGGATTCCGATTTCTTCGACGATGATGACTTCCACTTCTTCCCCGTCCACCGCGCGGCACCCAGGATCCTCTACAGGCCtgtccgccccgcccccgcccccgccgtgCACTACTACCGCCCCAACGCCTTGCCTTTCTACTTCGGTCGTGGATTCTATGACGACTAA
- the LOC126983321 gene encoding ribonuclease P protein subunit p40-like, translated as MHNPEVIKFPAPECRLSHGCYRWGDGEEIPCRWVVDTHPFNTKVSLLMPDSPTLPASLRELLTEDTQYYRIGNLHLHELCAPAFLQAFLNRGQLIALSCDTRLDLDNTAALTPDGTLRLLLDRLTYQELGLSGKLSATILRTPPEKYIVEVDLKNPNFLPGKPHYQRVLNALTQLPLAFSVWLLWLPSDPSICPSSIAKYFHDLGYSVEECAATLGQEVRGEVLMPLPGLTEEESEALKGETEDRAEPEDLLEWIGCQALGIKLSAEESVLSGVVEPRHGTPVHNLCLAQCSGLFPPSFIHLLIEHLRSWLAQRDEAAVPWVSLTVYGHPDSLVSWGRQEHSFHTTGDNLYVLVITREHLHAYQLQGPAKPQRLYVKTNKNK; from the exons atgcaCAACCCTGAGGTGATAAAGTTTCCTGCCCCGGAGTGTCGGCTGAGTCACGGCTGTTACCGGTGGGGGGATGGGGAAGAAATACCTTGCCGATGGGTGGTGGACACTCACCCCTTCAACACCAAG GTGTCCCTGTTGATGCCTGACTCCCCGACGCTCCCAGCAAGCCTCCGAGAGCTGCTAACAGAGGACACACAGTACTACCGGATCGGCAACCTTCACCTCCATGAGTTGTGTGCCCCAGCCTTCCTGCAAGCCTTCCTGAACAGAG GTCAGCTGATTGCCCTGAGCTGCGACACCAGACTGGACCTGGACAACACCGCCGCCCTCACTCCTGACGGCACGCTGCGGTTGCTGCTGGACAGACTCACATACCAGGAGCTGGGTCTCAGCGGGAAGCTCTCGGCCACCATCCTCCGCACACCGCCAGAGAAATACA tCGTTGAAGTTGACCTGAAGAACCCAAACTTCCTACCTGGAAAGCCACACTACCAGCGGGTGTTGAATGCCCTTACTCAGCTCCCCCTCGCCTTCTCTGTCTGGCTCCTGTGGCTCCCCAGTG ACCCCAGCATATGTCCGTCATCCATTGCCAAGTACTTCCATGACCTCGGCTACAGCGTGGAGGAGTGTGCGGCTACCTTGGGGCAGGAGGTGCGAGGGGAAGTGCTCATGCCCCTGCCTGGCCTGactgaggaggagagtgaggccTTGAAGGGGGAGACAGAAGATAGAGCGGAACCAGAGGACCTCTTGGAGTGGATAGGCTGTCAGGCGCTCGGCATAAAGCT AAGCGCCGAGGAGTCTGTGCTATCTGGCGTGGTGGAGCCGAGACACGGAACGCCTGTCCACAACCTCTGCTTGGCCCAGTGCTCAGGCCTCTTCCCTCCAAGCTTCATCCACCTCCTCATCGAGCACCTCAG GTCTTGGCTAGCACAGAGGGATGAAGCAGCTGTGCCTTGGGTGAGCCTGACGGTGTACGGCCACCCCGACTCCCTTGTGTCTTGGGGTCGGCAGGAACACAGTTTCCACACCACTGGGGACAACTTGTATGTGCTGGTGATCACAAGGGAACACCTCCATGCCTACCAGCTTCAGGGCCCGGCCAAGCCCCAGAGACTGTATGTAAAGACCAATAAAAACAAGTGA
- the LOC126983318 gene encoding U4/U6.U5 tri-snRNP-associated protein 1-like — protein MGSSKKSKEKDRSREERKEKKRKRRSRSGSREKDREGRHHHRHHHKHKKQRTKRREEPSPTLSPSLSDDSLSDVEQLLQLKDEGPAFHGRSAPPPPSLKAASPSTQPPPPPVLSSGGDSSLSIEETNKIRAKLGLKPLKLDSGPVKEEDPSRDHKEGVLIESQGETFVHKPAESLAQKLEVQKLREKIAAQREKRRIKESLSKVKKLAESDSDDESASAWVQKSRALAKEKALAEKKSKMLEELDAQFGIGDLVEQDLSEQKMKKYSRKNLYGLQVQHEMTRFEDGSSTILTLKDSCILDAEEDALVNVNIVDDERAEKNLKRKREKPDEVEYEAPEVDAAGNIIQRTLLTKYDEEIEGEKRKSFRLGAGGMTSTQEDVPEAVRRIAKLRRLQNLEMPQAQLAAEYLTENEMVSFRKVKKTKKKKKKKLTVDDLEPMEEDSSLVHLGSRHARQARIDAMQVDGDEAEAEEGSGKASGFTGSGFRSLSLKELLEEQEQVKEERIGDTEEVPDVEQDDIELQEALARSRRAKLAQKNQPSSERILEVVKERNAARKVEEDMEEEEEEDLLMTLNTTDEFCRTLGDLPTYGLSGNRAEDDQSMLQLQAPKEKEVQEPRGAWEEVGIDDTRVEITDSMTVPILEEEPDASKGVANALKLALKKGYLEKTNASKPANAALQHLRAIHYSIEDKTMDDERGRGRGERYMGPVTEFKDKDGYRPDVKLEYVDDEGRKLNAKEAFRYLSHKFHGKGSGKNKTEKRMKKWNEELLMKHMSSSDTPLQTLERQREKQRQLGAAYLVLSGSKTQETMDVKK, from the exons ATGGGGTCCTCCAAGAAGAGCAAGGAGAAGGATCGGTCCAGGGAGGagcggaaggagaagaaaaggaagaggcgctCACGGTCGGGGTCGCGAGAGAAGGACAGAGAGGGCAGGCATCACCACAG GCACCACCACAAGCACAAGAAGCAGCGCACCAAGAGGCGGGAGGAGCCCTCGCCCACCCTCTCCCCCAGCCTGAGTGATGACAGTCTGTCTGATGTGGAGCAGCTGCTGCAGCTCAAGGATGAAGGACCAG CTTTCCACGGGCGGagtgctcctcctccaccctccctgaaggccgcctcgccctccacccagcctccaccacctcctgtcTTGTCGTCGGGGGGAGATAGTTCGCTGTCCATTGAGGAGACCAACAAGATACGAGCCAAGCTGGGTCTCAAGCCTCTAAAG CTTGATTCAGGTCCTGTGAAGGAAGAAGATCCCTCCAGAGACCACAAAGAAGGCGTGCTTATTGAGAGCCAAGGCGAGACATTCGTCCACAAGCCTGCTGAGAGCCTTGCCCAGAAATTGGAG GTACAAAAACTGAGGGAGAAGATAGCAGCTCAGCGTGAGAAGCGGCGCATCAAGGAGTCCCTGAGCAAGGTGAAGAAGCTTGCCGAGTCAGACAGCGATGATGAGTCTGCCTCTGCCTGGGTCCAGAAGTCCCGGGCGCTGGCCAAGGAGAAGGCGCTTGCCGAGAAGAAG AGTAAGATGCTGGAGGAGCTGGACGCCCAGTTTGGCATTGGGGACTTGGTGGAGCAGGACCTGTCGGAGCAGAAGATGAAAAAGTACAGCCGCAAGAACCTGTATGGACTGCAGGTGCAACACGAGATGACGAG GTTTGAGGATGGCAGTTCCACCATCTTGACCCTGAAGGACAGCTGCATCCTGGACGCGGAGGAGGACGCACTTGTGAACGTCAATATTGTGGACGATGAGCGGGCCGagaag aacctcaagaggaagagggagaagcctGACGAGGTGGAGTACGAGGCGCCGGAGGTGGACGCTGCCGGTAACATCATCCAGCGCACTCTGCTCACCAAGTACGACGAGGAGATTGAGggcgagaagaggaagagcttCAGGCTGGGTGCGGGTGGGATGACGAGCACCCAGGAGGACGTGCCCGAGGCTGTACGGCGCATAGCCAAACTGCGGCGGCTGCAGAACCTGGAGATGCCTCAGGCCCAGCTGGCGGCCGAGTACCTCACCGAGAACGAGATGGTGAGCTTCCGCAAggtgaagaagaccaagaagaagaagaagaagaagctcacTGTTGACGACCTGGAGCCTATGGAAGAGGACAGCTCCCTGGTACACCTTGGGTCCAGACACGCCCGCCAGGCCAGGATAGATGCCATGCAGGTTGACGGGGACGAGGCTGAGGCTGAGGAAGGGTCAGGCAAGGCTAGCGGCTTCACTGGTAGTGGGTTCCGATCTTTGAGCCTCAAGGAACTactggaggagcaggagcaggtgaaggaggagaggattgGGGACACGGAGGAGGTGCCAGATGTGGAGCAAGATGACATAGAGCTGCAGGAGGCTTTGGCACGCTCCAGGAGGGCCAAACTGGCGCAGAAGAACCAGCCAAGCAGCGAGAGGATcctggaggtggtgaaggagaggaaCGCAGCCAGAAAGGTagaggaggacatggaggaggaggaggaggaggacctgctcATGACGCTCAACACTACGGATGAGTTCTGCCGCACCCTTGGGGACCTGCCCACCTATGGCCTCTCAGGGAACCGTGCTGAGGATGACCAGTCTATGCTGCAGCTTCAGGCACCTAAG GAGAAGGAGGTCCAGGAGCCACGAGGAGCCTGGGAGGAAGTGGGGATAGATGACACACGCGTGGAGATCACCGACAGCATGACGGTGCCCATCCTGGAGGAGGAACCGGACGCCAGTAAGGGGGTGGCCAACGCCCTCAAGCTGGCCCTCAAGAAAGGATACCTGGAGAAGACCAATGCGTCCAAGCCTGCCAACGCGGCCCTCCAGCACCTCAGGGCCATTCACTACAGCATTGAGGACAAGACGATGGATGACGAGAGGGGGCGCGGCCGAGGGGAGCGCTACATGGGCCCGGTGACGGAGTTCAAGGACAAGGATGGGTACAGGCCGGATGTCAAGCTGGAGTATGTGGACGACGAGGGGCGAAAATTGAACGCTAAGGAGGCattcag GTACCTCTCACACAAGTTCCACGGCAAGGGCTCCGGGAAGAACAAGAccgagaagaggatgaagaagtggaACGAGGAGCTGCTGATGAAGCACATGAGCTCCTCCGACACACCGCTGCAGACACTGGAGCGGCAGCGGGAGAAGCAGCGGCAACTTGGAGCAGCTTATCTCGTCCTCTCGGGAAGCAAAACGCAGGAGACCATGGATGTGAAGAAATGA